A part of Solenopsis invicta isolate M01_SB chromosome 2, UNIL_Sinv_3.0, whole genome shotgun sequence genomic DNA contains:
- the LOC105204915 gene encoding uncharacterized protein LOC105204915: MNKENISPPIKCGNCNWLINGLLHVSLLEHSCFRHYDEEKHLLHVDDNNVASIIEKDQSIDIQASNVTDYNEALINAVYARPALYNYRIPLKERTSLKKKALWNEVANLMSTMTGTSDVEFVQKRWKQLRDSYIKAKKKEKAYVPSGSPGGGVQNKIVFAFYNQMKFLDDTIEKPCTITSLSTDVECSMQPKSNTTQTILPSQTISTPQTSDSISSDSWVNPICQMMILFHLRHNHQRKKKRKNATIAQTLK, from the exons atgaacaaagaaaatataagtcct CCAATAAAGTGTGGAAATTGTAACTGGTTAATCAATGGCTTGTTACATGTTAGCCTGTTAGAGCATTCATGTTTTCGACATTATGATGAGGAAAAACATTTGCTACATGTTGACGACAATAATGTTGCATCTATTA ttGAAAAGGATCAATCAATAGACATCCAAGCAAGCAATGTTACTGATTACAATGAAGCGCTTATTAATGCTGTATACGCTAGACCTGCATTATACAACTATCGTATACCACTCAAAGAAAGGacatctttgaaaaaaaaggcATTATGGAATGAAGTCGCGAATTTAATGAGTACAATGACAGGCACAAGTGACGTAGAATTTGTTCAAAAACGATGGAAGCAACTTCGTGATAGTTACATTAAggcgaaaaaaaaggaaaaggcaTACGTGCCGAGTGGATCTCCTGGAGGGGGTGTACAAAATAAGATTGTTTTTGCCTTTTACAACCAGATGAAATTCCTTGATGATACAATAGAAAAACcgtg CACAATCACTAGTTTATCAACAGATGTAGAATGTTCAATGCAACCAAAAAGTAATACTACTCAAACGATTCTGCCATCTCAAACAATTTCGACACCTCAAACATCAGATTCTATCTCGTCGGATAGCTGGGTTAATCCGATATGTCAAATGATGATACTTTTTCATCTAAGACACAatcatcaaagaaaaaaa aaaagaaagaatGCGACGATAGCTCAGACATTGAAATAA